The Desulfovibrio inopinatus DSM 10711 genome includes a region encoding these proteins:
- a CDS encoding calcium-binding protein, translating into MSTLPGGQSVFDELDLPPEQQLYVAGVVETIASQTADGTIHTNDVSTAADTQTGMNSVPTTDGFDIAYFDYSSSTPGSTAATMGSELDGVMVKGSASMEIEGNAKANVITTDTGNDTIDGGAGDDNILSGSGDDVVYGGSGDDVLNTGDGADYVEGGSGDDFIDSGADNDIVLGGSGDDIINGNTGNDSLYGGSGDDTIWGGDGDDVIVGDTGSDLLYGGAGDDILYGGTGDGDLASGDDTFFFMTSEAGTDVVYDFESGQDTIMIYNETGSTFDLASKVSVVDGNLVVAVDSDTTIILEGVTTFNAADFTIIDA; encoded by the coding sequence ATGTCTACTTTGCCTGGCGGTCAGTCTGTATTTGATGAATTGGATCTGCCCCCTGAACAACAGTTGTATGTTGCTGGTGTTGTCGAAACCATTGCCAGCCAAACCGCTGATGGAACCATTCACACCAACGATGTTTCCACCGCCGCTGACACTCAGACCGGCATGAATTCAGTTCCTACAACTGACGGCTTCGATATCGCTTATTTTGACTATTCAAGCAGCACCCCGGGAAGCACGGCTGCTACGATGGGAAGCGAGCTTGATGGTGTTATGGTGAAAGGCTCTGCCAGCATGGAGATTGAAGGTAATGCTAAAGCCAACGTTATCACCACCGATACAGGTAATGACACCATCGATGGCGGTGCTGGCGACGATAACATCCTTTCCGGCTCCGGCGACGACGTTGTCTACGGTGGCTCCGGCGACGACGTCCTGAATACCGGTGACGGCGCCGACTACGTTGAAGGCGGCTCGGGCGATGACTTCATCGACTCTGGCGCTGATAACGATATCGTCCTTGGCGGTAGCGGCGACGACATCATCAACGGTAACACCGGCAATGACTCCCTCTATGGTGGTTCCGGCGACGACACCATCTGGGGTGGCGACGGCGACGACGTTATTGTTGGTGACACCGGTAGCGACCTCCTTTACGGTGGCGCTGGCGATGACATCCTGTATGGTGGCACCGGCGACGGCGACTTGGCCTCCGGCGACGACACCTTCTTCTTCATGACCTCCGAAGCTGGTACCGACGTTGTTTACGATTTCGAATCCGGTCAGGACACCATCATGATCTACAACGAAACCGGTTCCACGTTCGACCTGGCCTCCAAGGTCTCCGTGGTTGACGGCAACCTCGTTGTTGCGGTCGACAGCGACACGACGATCATCCTCGAAGGCGTTACGACCTTCAACGCTGCTGACTTCACGATCATCGACGCCTAA
- a CDS encoding type I secretion system permease/ATPase, whose amino-acid sequence MRKILRQWLGIFLCAAQFSFFINILGLTFPVYMLQIYSRVLASKNIQTLILLTVIALTALGVLSLLTFLRTRILVQAGVEISKKMNPTVLAAMVKGASETDPGKYARGLSDIATVRNFLGGVPITVLFDIPWTPVYILVVFLMHPVLGMIGVIGALGISFFAFWNDRICREPITQANAVAGQTSKFIGTCLRNAPVVRGMGMISGVMRRVSDIDDRVSELQTTASTRSAFMLSVSSGFRMVLQVSIYGVGAYLAILGECTAGAMIASSIIIGKALSPVERGISSWRQMVESYAAYKRLDALFLEIKKEEPMELPPPVGALRLDNVSLRLKERTILQGISFSLSPGEALGIIGPSAAGKSTLCRMLLGVWKPSVGNVRLDGVDVYSWDQELLGPYIGYLPQEVELFSGTLSENIARMGEVDSEKVVAAAKLAQVHEMILKLPQGYDSLVGEGSNILSGGQKQRIGLARALYGDPKYLILDEPNSNLDEAGDKALHECLATLQKRKVTVIIVSHKPGILATVNKVLVLNEGKMQIFGPREAVFNKLMQKSPVQSGPKSSRKVRVAANQAAPPQKPVVVKDPE is encoded by the coding sequence ATGCGAAAGATTTTACGCCAGTGGTTGGGCATCTTTTTGTGTGCCGCTCAGTTTAGTTTCTTTATCAATATTCTTGGTTTGACCTTCCCTGTTTACATGCTCCAAATTTATTCGCGGGTTCTTGCAAGTAAAAATATTCAAACTTTGATCTTGCTGACTGTTATTGCACTAACAGCTCTTGGGGTTCTTTCTCTCCTTACTTTTCTACGTACTCGCATTTTAGTTCAGGCTGGGGTTGAGATTAGTAAAAAGATGAACCCTACGGTGTTGGCCGCCATGGTGAAAGGAGCTTCCGAAACTGATCCTGGAAAATACGCGAGGGGGTTGAGCGATATAGCCACGGTGCGTAATTTCCTTGGAGGCGTACCTATTACCGTCTTGTTCGACATTCCGTGGACTCCTGTTTATATTTTGGTTGTTTTTTTGATGCACCCTGTTTTGGGAATGATTGGGGTGATCGGTGCTCTGGGGATTTCATTTTTCGCGTTTTGGAATGATCGCATTTGTCGCGAGCCCATCACTCAAGCGAATGCTGTTGCAGGCCAAACAAGTAAGTTTATTGGTACCTGCCTCCGAAACGCTCCTGTTGTTCGCGGTATGGGCATGATTTCTGGAGTAATGCGACGCGTCAGTGATATTGATGATCGTGTTTCGGAGCTGCAAACTACAGCAAGTACCCGATCGGCATTCATGTTATCGGTCAGCTCTGGGTTTCGTATGGTCTTGCAGGTGTCCATCTACGGTGTCGGGGCTTATTTAGCTATTCTTGGTGAATGTACCGCCGGGGCAATGATTGCTAGTTCCATTATTATTGGTAAAGCGCTTTCGCCTGTCGAAAGAGGGATCTCAAGTTGGCGTCAAATGGTCGAATCGTATGCGGCCTATAAGCGTCTTGATGCATTGTTCCTTGAGATAAAGAAAGAGGAACCAATGGAACTCCCTCCACCGGTTGGTGCACTTCGACTTGACAATGTTTCTTTACGCCTTAAGGAACGGACGATTCTTCAGGGAATTTCGTTTAGCTTATCTCCTGGTGAAGCTCTGGGTATCATTGGGCCAAGTGCGGCTGGGAAATCAACATTGTGCCGCATGTTGCTTGGTGTCTGGAAACCGTCTGTTGGAAATGTCAGGCTTGACGGTGTTGATGTCTATTCCTGGGACCAAGAATTACTTGGGCCTTATATTGGTTATTTACCGCAGGAAGTTGAGCTTTTTAGTGGCACTTTGAGTGAGAATATCGCTCGTATGGGAGAGGTTGACTCGGAAAAAGTCGTAGCTGCCGCGAAACTGGCTCAGGTCCATGAAATGATCCTGAAATTACCGCAAGGATATGACAGTCTTGTTGGTGAGGGATCCAATATTTTGTCCGGTGGCCAAAAACAGCGGATTGGTTTGGCTCGTGCCCTGTATGGCGACCCAAAGTATCTCATTCTTGACGAACCGAACTCCAATTTAGACGAAGCTGGCGATAAAGCACTTCATGAGTGTTTGGCAACCTTACAAAAACGCAAAGTGACGGTTATCATTGTTTCCCATAAACCAGGCATTCTGGCGACGGTAAACAAAGTCCTCGTTCTTAACGAAGGAAAGATGCAGATATTCGGCCCTCGAGAGGCTGTCTTCAACAAGCTCATGCAAAAGTCTCCTGTTCAATCAGGCCCCAAGTCATCAAGAAAAGTGCGAGTAGCGGCGAACCAAGCTGCTCCGCCCCAGAAGCCTGTTGTTGTCAAAGATCCGGAGTAA
- a CDS encoding HlyD family type I secretion periplasmic adaptor subunit, which yields MLFRKKQATGSSARRFVVMGWAIIILFFFIFGAWAAIAPIGGAVTAGGYIKVSSERKVVQHLEGGIVREILVKNGDVVTEGQPLLILDPTVADAKMGELGNRLAASEILATRLEAEKELQSSISWPNDIIERQSEATVRELMKAETRVFDVNRQTLNERIQLLKSQIEQLKEQIVGYNVQYDAVKRIISHLRDERDAKKQLVEGRYLDKSRLLEVERSLAMQEGEQGRIHSSIAQAKERIAELKLRITEEQTTYRLKAADYLSSLQGKIFEMREQIKPFEDLQRRMTIKAPIAGEIVDLSVHTVGGIIAGREQLMEIVPVNTPLVVECVVAPKDIIHIHTGQHAEVMLSAFSARNMPYIKGTVSYVSADLVGPDREIGIEQPHYIARVEIDKDDMKEKDLYVSPGMPATAFIATEPRTLLSYVSEPLVVGLKKVFTD from the coding sequence ATGCTTTTTCGTAAAAAACAAGCAACTGGTAGTTCCGCCCGCAGATTTGTCGTCATGGGCTGGGCTATTATCATCTTGTTCTTTTTTATTTTTGGAGCATGGGCTGCGATCGCACCCATTGGCGGGGCGGTGACGGCAGGTGGCTACATTAAAGTTTCATCGGAACGAAAAGTTGTTCAACATCTTGAGGGTGGTATTGTTCGCGAGATTCTGGTGAAAAACGGTGATGTCGTTACTGAAGGACAACCGCTTCTTATTCTTGACCCAACAGTTGCCGATGCCAAAATGGGTGAGCTGGGTAATAGGCTTGCGGCTTCTGAGATCTTAGCTACTCGGTTGGAAGCGGAAAAGGAACTCCAATCATCGATCTCATGGCCGAATGACATTATCGAGCGGCAGTCTGAAGCGACTGTACGCGAATTAATGAAAGCTGAAACGCGAGTTTTTGACGTTAATCGTCAGACATTGAATGAGCGGATTCAGCTCCTCAAATCCCAGATTGAACAGCTCAAAGAACAGATTGTCGGCTACAACGTACAATACGATGCCGTTAAACGTATTATCTCTCACTTGCGTGATGAACGAGATGCAAAAAAGCAACTTGTTGAAGGGCGTTACCTTGACAAATCTCGTCTGTTGGAAGTTGAGCGAAGTCTCGCTATGCAAGAAGGGGAGCAAGGGCGAATTCATAGTAGTATTGCCCAGGCAAAAGAGCGTATTGCAGAGTTGAAGCTACGTATTACTGAAGAACAGACAACGTATCGATTGAAAGCAGCCGATTATCTTAGCTCACTGCAAGGCAAAATTTTTGAAATGCGTGAGCAAATAAAACCGTTTGAAGACTTGCAGCGCCGTATGACGATCAAGGCTCCTATTGCTGGAGAGATTGTTGATCTCTCCGTGCATACTGTCGGCGGGATTATTGCTGGTCGTGAACAGCTCATGGAAATTGTACCTGTCAATACACCACTTGTAGTGGAATGTGTTGTTGCACCGAAAGACATTATTCACATTCATACAGGGCAACATGCAGAAGTCATGTTGAGTGCGTTCTCAGCAAGAAATATGCCATACATCAAGGGTACCGTCTCCTATGTTTCGGCGGACCTCGTTGGACCTGATCGTGAAATTGGCATCGAGCAGCCGCACTATATTGCACGTGTTGAAATCGATAAAGATGATATGAAAGAAAAGGATCTTTATGTTTCACCTGGTATGCCAGCAACAGCATTTATTGCGACTGAACCGCGTACGCTGTTGAGCTATGTGTCAGAACCTCTGGTGGTTGGTCTAAAGAAAGTTTTTACAGACTAA
- a CDS encoding TolC family protein: MAECIRRGLSSNASISAAKELVHEADADVKSKRGAFFPKISASYSLKRLDNSGLNETDTNFVSQRTDAFTLSASQTVFSGGGIVNTYRRAKINKDVYDINLKQERIDLVEDIQTTFYNLLKARDDIRIVEKAIIRLKKQLESARAFYDVGMVTKQQVLQVEVDLALAEKSLVRAKNNVQKHHVKLCTLLNLPPLADVHFVGELEEMVAPLSFTLEECIRLALDRRLDLEEGQKQVELARKDAQIIFSRFFPTVSLNFSYVNQQIDYDDPDRDDTERDYWSLGLNASVTLFEGGRDYYEFRRYKHKEREKRLVLEDLRNQAASEVTTYYLAVGEALEQIRTGKKALDAASESFKAAEVNYSLQIGTITDVLNAQAKLTQAEGELNQAMADHQIAMAKLFHAIGTPIDIF, translated from the coding sequence ATGGCGGAATGCATACGACGGGGCCTTTCTTCGAATGCATCCATCTCGGCGGCCAAAGAACTCGTGCATGAGGCCGATGCAGATGTTAAATCAAAGCGCGGTGCTTTTTTCCCTAAGATTTCGGCGAGCTACTCTCTCAAACGTCTTGATAACTCCGGTCTGAATGAGACTGATACAAATTTTGTATCACAACGAACGGATGCATTTACTCTCAGCGCATCGCAAACAGTGTTTTCGGGTGGGGGGATCGTCAATACATATCGCCGTGCCAAGATCAATAAGGATGTATACGATATTAATCTTAAACAAGAACGTATTGATCTTGTGGAGGATATTCAGACTACATTTTATAACTTGCTTAAAGCTCGTGACGATATCCGAATAGTCGAAAAAGCAATTATCCGGTTAAAAAAACAACTTGAATCAGCTCGTGCATTTTATGATGTCGGCATGGTGACCAAGCAGCAAGTGCTACAGGTGGAGGTAGACCTCGCGTTAGCAGAAAAAAGTTTGGTCAGGGCGAAAAATAATGTTCAAAAACATCATGTGAAGCTGTGCACGTTGCTCAATTTACCTCCGTTAGCCGATGTGCATTTTGTCGGCGAACTGGAAGAAATGGTTGCTCCTCTTTCATTTACTTTAGAAGAGTGCATTCGTTTGGCGCTTGACCGGCGGCTTGATCTTGAAGAAGGCCAAAAACAAGTGGAGCTCGCTCGAAAAGATGCACAAATTATCTTTAGTCGCTTCTTTCCAACCGTCTCGCTCAATTTTAGTTATGTGAATCAACAGATTGATTATGACGACCCAGATCGTGATGATACGGAACGTGATTACTGGAGTCTCGGGCTGAATGCTTCTGTCACGTTGTTTGAAGGTGGACGCGATTATTATGAATTTCGACGATACAAGCATAAGGAGCGTGAAAAACGTCTCGTGCTTGAGGATTTGAGAAATCAGGCTGCAAGCGAAGTCACGACGTATTATTTAGCTGTTGGCGAAGCTTTGGAACAAATTCGTACAGGAAAGAAGGCTTTGGACGCTGCAAGTGAAAGCTTTAAAGCTGCTGAAGTGAATTATAGCCTCCAGATTGGCACTATTACCGATGTTCTGAATGCGCAAGCCAAGTTGACCCAGGCCGAAGGTGAACTGAACCAGGCTATGGCCGATCATCAGATTGCAATGGCTAAGCTTTTTCACGCCATTGGTACACCCATAGACATTTTCTAA
- a CDS encoding recombination-associated protein RdgC, giving the protein MGLVSSSGSFTRYAIVGDVSQERLREIPERLTKHAFQEIDATADERSFGWVCFDDWLDTAWVTAPPEKAHFMAFSLRLDTRRIAPAVYKKYVELALRAEKEAMQESGKTFIGKDRKKEIREQVRLKLLARSMPIPAIFEAAWDLMKHEIYFNSTNGKTRELFEDLFTMTFELHLEPMTPYFLGKRLLDPSRHALLDELEPCEFGR; this is encoded by the coding sequence TTGGGGCTTGTTTCTTCTAGTGGCAGCTTCACGCGCTACGCTATCGTCGGTGATGTATCCCAGGAACGCCTTCGGGAGATTCCGGAGCGTTTGACAAAACATGCATTTCAGGAAATCGATGCAACTGCCGATGAACGTTCGTTCGGCTGGGTATGTTTCGATGACTGGCTTGATACCGCCTGGGTGACTGCTCCCCCTGAAAAAGCCCATTTTATGGCTTTTTCTTTGCGATTGGATACGCGACGTATCGCTCCGGCTGTCTATAAGAAATATGTTGAGTTGGCTTTACGAGCAGAAAAAGAAGCCATGCAGGAGTCTGGAAAAACGTTTATCGGGAAAGACCGTAAAAAAGAAATTCGAGAGCAAGTGCGGTTGAAACTTCTTGCGCGATCAATGCCGATTCCTGCCATTTTTGAAGCGGCATGGGATCTCATGAAGCATGAAATCTATTTCAACTCAACGAATGGCAAAACTCGCGAGTTGTTTGAAGATTTGTTTACCATGACATTTGAGCTCCATCTTGAACCAATGACACCATATTTTTTAGGGAAGCGATTGCTCGATCCTTCGCGTCATGCGCTCTTGGACGAACTTGAACCCTGTGAATTTGGCCGGTAG
- a CDS encoding ABC transporter substrate-binding protein, producing the protein MRILKRLALAIIALVAFSPAAMAETYVVSINQFVEHPALDAVQKGFVDAMKEQGLDTKYNIHIAQANPSTTVQIASQILGENPNLVLAIATPSAQACAQKIKDIPVLFSAVSDPVSAGLVKSFEKPGSNVTGMSDMSPVDKQMELIKTIVPGLKTLGVIYNAGEANSVAQIDLVKSECKKLGIGVEEATVANSSGVYQAAQSLIGKCQAVYIPLDNTVVSALESAIKVAAEHKLPLFSSDTESVGRGTIAALAIDYYQMGRQTAKMAKKILVEGQKPASMPVETLDDLELMVNLKAAKSMGVDIPKAVLDKADKIIE; encoded by the coding sequence ATGCGTATTCTCAAACGTCTGGCACTGGCTATTATCGCGCTTGTGGCCTTCTCACCTGCAGCCATGGCCGAAACGTACGTCGTGTCGATAAACCAATTTGTTGAACACCCTGCTCTCGATGCTGTACAAAAAGGGTTTGTCGACGCCATGAAAGAACAAGGACTTGACACAAAATACAATATTCACATTGCCCAGGCCAATCCATCCACCACGGTCCAGATCGCGAGCCAGATCCTTGGCGAAAATCCCAATCTTGTTTTGGCTATCGCCACGCCGTCAGCTCAAGCGTGCGCTCAGAAAATCAAAGACATCCCTGTTCTGTTTTCTGCTGTGTCCGACCCCGTTTCTGCTGGGTTGGTCAAAAGCTTTGAAAAACCAGGAAGCAATGTCACGGGCATGTCCGATATGAGCCCCGTCGACAAGCAAATGGAACTCATCAAAACGATTGTTCCCGGACTGAAAACTCTTGGCGTCATTTACAATGCAGGTGAAGCCAACTCTGTCGCGCAAATCGATCTTGTCAAGAGTGAATGCAAGAAGCTCGGTATAGGTGTTGAAGAAGCCACAGTTGCGAATTCGAGCGGTGTCTATCAAGCTGCACAAAGTCTCATCGGCAAATGCCAAGCTGTCTACATTCCCTTGGACAATACGGTTGTTTCGGCACTCGAATCAGCGATTAAAGTTGCTGCAGAACATAAATTACCGTTATTTAGCTCTGATACCGAGTCGGTTGGTCGCGGAACCATTGCCGCGTTGGCCATCGACTACTATCAAATGGGCCGACAAACTGCAAAAATGGCCAAAAAGATTCTTGTTGAAGGCCAAAAACCAGCAAGTATGCCTGTCGAAACACTTGATGATCTTGAGCTTATGGTCAACCTCAAAGCTGCCAAATCTATGGGTGTCGACATCCCCAAAGCTGTTTTGGACAAAGCCGATAAGATTATTGAATAA
- a CDS encoding ribonuclease H-like domain-containing protein: MLQHTFSHLQGIGPATEVKIWSKGIHSWDDLLASTSPPLSAGKMELIRPELERATEHREAGDAEFFGERLKAPETWRLFPDFKHELAFVDIETDGSTENNITTIAYYDGEHVRTYVQGENIEQFAEDIQSSKVLVTYNGRCFDVPVLKRSFDIRLPKAHIDLRNILCALGIKGGLKKCEKHFGLDRKELDGVDGFFAVVLWNEYERTCRSEVLDTLLSYNVADVLGLEILLFHAINARLLDTPFAHLYTEAIPSLAKNPFTPDVETIERLRVW, translated from the coding sequence ATGTTGCAGCATACGTTTTCACATTTACAGGGCATTGGACCGGCAACTGAAGTTAAGATTTGGTCTAAAGGGATTCATTCATGGGATGACTTATTGGCGAGCACTTCTCCTCCCTTGTCAGCCGGAAAAATGGAACTCATTCGGCCTGAACTCGAACGTGCAACAGAACATCGCGAAGCCGGAGACGCTGAATTTTTTGGGGAACGGCTCAAGGCTCCAGAAACGTGGAGACTTTTTCCCGATTTTAAGCATGAGTTGGCATTTGTTGATATTGAAACCGATGGAAGCACCGAGAACAATATCACAACGATTGCCTATTACGATGGCGAGCATGTTCGAACCTATGTACAAGGTGAAAATATTGAACAATTTGCCGAAGACATACAATCAAGCAAAGTGCTTGTTACCTATAATGGCCGCTGCTTTGATGTCCCGGTTCTCAAGCGGTCTTTTGATATTCGCTTGCCCAAAGCGCATATTGATTTACGAAATATATTGTGTGCTCTGGGTATAAAGGGAGGGTTAAAGAAGTGTGAAAAGCATTTTGGGCTAGACCGGAAGGAACTTGATGGAGTCGATGGCTTTTTTGCAGTCGTATTATGGAATGAGTACGAGCGAACATGTAGATCCGAGGTCCTTGATACGCTCCTCTCATATAACGTCGCTGATGTTCTTGGATTAGAGATATTGCTTTTTCATGCGATTAATGCACGTCTTCTTGATACTCCCTTTGCACATCTGTATACCGAAGCTATCCCCTCTCTTGCGAAAAACCCTTTTACACCTGATGTTGAAACAATAGAGCGTTTAAGGGTATGGTAA
- a CDS encoding PilZ domain-containing protein — translation MKNVHITISLDQDKLYSLLGHLKRSDTSLQMFFESVVDSALAQRHVSRKKKTTGEDARNFRRVELRESLRVIIARQDGQIHSDGLLQNISMGGMSVKFDNASSFRVREYVEVTLLFESESHIFEGMVLWVAEHGSTVGFQFINQDYESSLFLLQLCEIIDKQNERKA, via the coding sequence ATGAAGAATGTTCATATTACTATTTCCCTCGATCAGGATAAATTATATTCACTCCTTGGACACCTGAAACGGTCAGATACAAGTTTACAGATGTTTTTTGAATCCGTTGTTGATTCAGCGCTTGCCCAACGTCATGTTTCTCGCAAGAAAAAAACTACCGGCGAGGATGCACGCAACTTTCGGCGTGTTGAGCTTCGTGAATCTCTTCGTGTCATTATTGCACGCCAAGATGGCCAAATTCATTCCGATGGATTGCTGCAGAATATTTCCATGGGTGGAATGTCCGTAAAATTTGATAACGCATCGTCGTTTCGAGTGCGTGAATATGTTGAAGTGACCCTGTTGTTTGAATCGGAAAGTCATATTTTTGAGGGTATGGTGCTGTGGGTTGCTGAACACGGTAGCACTGTTGGTTTCCAATTCATTAATCAGGATTATGAGAGCTCGTTGTTTTTGCTGCAATTATGTGAAATTATTGATAAACAGAATGAGAGGAAAGCCTGA
- a CDS encoding thrombospondin type 3 repeat-containing protein: MKKICFLVAVLCCLLAAGLAWAAFPEPPENAKYIEVDIPVGGLFGSAFDYCKFSLTFFISGNDLYVKAKRLESGLTWVSVVLFQNNFFSAVSAYAEDGTITAIFNGTYRLGIDTNPISNTIDIHTPFYVGVHDGDNRVYYTYPDDFITGAPEPTPTPTPTCDCDDTDGDGVPDDWDECADTSANIAVNANGCAATLQVPDTDADGVVDAWDECADTPANTAVNANGCAATLQVSDADGDGVQDAWDKCADTPTGSLVDATGCPGEMETDLMIVPMVIKEPATN; this comes from the coding sequence GGCGGTGTTGTGTTGTCTCTTGGCGGCAGGGCTGGCGTGGGCGGCGTTTCCTGAACCGCCGGAGAATGCGAAATACATTGAAGTTGACATCCCTGTCGGTGGTTTATTCGGCTCTGCTTTTGACTACTGTAAGTTCTCCCTAACGTTTTTTATTTCTGGGAATGACCTGTATGTGAAGGCAAAACGATTAGAATCAGGGCTTACATGGGTGTCTGTGGTTTTATTTCAAAACAATTTTTTTTCTGCTGTTTCAGCATACGCTGAAGATGGAACCATCACGGCTATATTTAACGGAACCTATCGGTTGGGGATAGACACCAACCCAATATCAAATACAATAGACATTCATACTCCTTTTTATGTTGGTGTGCATGACGGAGATAATAGAGTATACTATACCTACCCTGATGACTTCATTACCGGCGCCCCCGAACCAACACCAACACCGACGCCAACCTGTGATTGTGATGACACTGACGGTGATGGCGTTCCTGACGATTGGGACGAATGTGCCGACACGTCAGCCAACATCGCGGTTAACGCCAACGGGTGTGCAGCAACATTGCAAGTACCCGACACTGACGCCGACGGCGTCGTAGACGCCTGGGACGAATGCGCCGACACGCCAGCCAACACCGCGGTCAACGCCAACGGCTGTGCGGCCACATTGCAAGTTTCAGACGCAGACGGCGACGGCGTCCAAGACGCGTGGGACAAGTGCGCGGACACGCCGACAGGATCGCTCGTTGATGCCACGGGTTGCCCCGGAGAAATGGAAACCGACCTTATGATTGTGCCGATGGTGATAAAAGAGCCAGCGACCAATTGA